The following proteins are co-located in the Legionella busanensis genome:
- the dusA gene encoding tRNA dihydrouridine(20/20a) synthase DusA: MVDALLSPLAIAPMIDWSYTHFRVLMRLIAPAALLYTDMQTVGAIKHNPKRCLTYARMELPLALQLGGADKDDLVFCVKLAYEYGYSEVNLNLGCPSDRVLSGRMGACLMAEAPHVADCIAAMKEAVNIPITAKIRIGIDHQDSYDFFANFAHKLVDAGCDKLIVHARKAWLRGLSPKQNRTIPPLHYDYVYRIKEELPTIPMIINGNILDLSAIKHHMNYVDGVMLGRLACKNPYALAAIHQWFFPNVEIKTRSQIIALYLDYVIEQFEHGVPLSILLKPIFNFAHGLPLAKQWKDKLVLAQQKKAIFYLNEALNWLREQEHTGIETNEIVADLAIN; encoded by the coding sequence ATGGTTGATGCGCTTCTTTCACCACTAGCAATAGCTCCAATGATTGATTGGAGTTATACACATTTTCGCGTTTTAATGCGTCTTATTGCGCCCGCTGCATTATTATATACAGATATGCAGACCGTTGGTGCAATCAAGCATAATCCAAAGCGATGCTTAACGTATGCGCGAATGGAACTTCCCTTAGCCCTACAATTAGGGGGTGCTGATAAAGATGATTTAGTTTTTTGTGTAAAGCTTGCCTATGAATATGGTTATAGTGAAGTTAACCTGAATTTAGGCTGCCCAAGTGATAGAGTTTTGTCAGGGCGTATGGGTGCTTGCTTAATGGCTGAAGCACCGCATGTTGCAGATTGTATTGCAGCAATGAAAGAAGCAGTAAATATACCAATAACCGCCAAAATTAGAATTGGCATCGATCATCAAGATAGCTATGATTTTTTTGCTAATTTTGCCCATAAACTTGTAGATGCTGGGTGCGATAAGTTAATTGTGCACGCACGTAAGGCATGGTTACGTGGGTTAAGTCCCAAACAAAATCGTACTATTCCGCCCCTGCATTATGATTATGTTTATCGTATAAAAGAAGAACTCCCAACTATTCCTATGATTATTAATGGCAATATCCTTGATTTATCGGCAATCAAACACCATATGAATTATGTAGATGGGGTTATGTTAGGACGATTAGCATGTAAAAATCCCTATGCATTAGCAGCCATACATCAATGGTTTTTCCCTAATGTAGAGATTAAAACACGCAGTCAGATTATAGCGCTCTATCTTGATTATGTTATTGAGCAATTTGAGCATGGGGTGCCATTAAGTATTTTACTTAAGCCTATTTTTAATTTTGCACATGGGTTGCCTTTAGCTAAACAGTGGAAGGATAAGCTTGTTTTGGCGCAACAAAAAAAGGCAATTTTTTATTTAAACGAAGCATTAAACTGGCTTAGAGAGCAGGAACATACCGGGATAGAAACGAATGAAATTGTGGCTGATTTAGCAATTAATTAA
- the alaC gene encoding alanine transaminase: protein MSQFSRIKRLPPYVFNTLTQLKAEARARGEDIIDFGMGNPDQPTPPHIVNKLIETVKRPDTHRYSMSKGIPRLRQAMANWYKKNYDVHLDSEKQVLTTIGSKEGLAHLALAISGPGDTVLVPDPAYPIHTYGFIIAGANVKQIPLIEEKQFLCAIEEAIEQTWPRPKALVINFPANPSTHCVDYAFFEEVVSLAKRHKIWIIHDLAYADIVFDGYKAPSILQVPGAIDVAIETYSLSKSYNMPGWRVGFACGNEELVAALTRIKSYLDYGTFTPIQVAAIAALEGSDDCVKDICKLYEWRRNVLCEGLQDLGWQVEKPKATMFVWAKIPPFYRHLGSLEFSKYLLKEAYIAVSPGIGFGPQGDSFVRFGLIENNQRIRQALRNLKTLFKRDGYAEAI, encoded by the coding sequence ATGAGTCAATTTTCGCGTATTAAGCGCTTACCGCCTTATGTATTTAATACTTTAACCCAATTAAAGGCAGAAGCACGAGCGCGCGGCGAAGATATTATTGACTTTGGCATGGGAAATCCAGATCAGCCTACGCCACCTCATATAGTCAATAAATTAATTGAAACAGTGAAACGTCCCGATACACATCGCTATTCTATGTCTAAAGGAATTCCCCGTTTACGACAAGCTATGGCTAATTGGTATAAGAAAAATTATGATGTTCATTTAGATTCTGAAAAACAAGTGCTTACTACAATTGGCTCAAAGGAAGGGTTAGCACATTTGGCTCTCGCAATTAGTGGACCGGGTGATACAGTCTTAGTGCCTGATCCTGCTTATCCCATTCATACCTATGGTTTTATTATTGCAGGTGCTAATGTTAAACAAATCCCTTTAATTGAAGAAAAACAGTTTTTATGCGCTATTGAAGAAGCTATTGAGCAAACATGGCCGCGTCCTAAAGCATTAGTTATTAACTTTCCCGCGAATCCAAGTACACACTGTGTTGATTATGCTTTTTTTGAAGAAGTTGTTTCTTTGGCAAAGAGGCATAAAATTTGGATTATTCATGATTTAGCATATGCAGATATTGTTTTTGATGGTTATAAAGCGCCTTCTATTTTACAAGTACCTGGAGCAATTGATGTTGCTATTGAAACTTATTCTTTATCTAAATCTTATAACATGCCTGGCTGGCGAGTCGGATTTGCATGTGGTAATGAGGAATTAGTTGCAGCGCTAACGCGTATAAAGTCTTATTTAGATTATGGTACATTTACGCCCATTCAAGTTGCGGCAATTGCTGCTTTAGAAGGGTCAGATGATTGTGTTAAGGACATTTGTAAACTTTATGAATGGCGACGTAATGTATTGTGCGAAGGCTTACAAGATTTAGGGTGGCAAGTAGAAAAGCCCAAAGCCACTATGTTTGTTTGGGCAAAAATTCCCCCCTTTTATCGCCATTTAGGATCTTTAGAATTTTCAAAATATTTATTGAAAGAGGCTTATATAGCTGTATCTCCAGGTATAGGATTTGGGCCGCAAGGAGATAGCTTTGTTCGTTTCGGATTAATTGAAAATAATCAGCGCATAAGACAAGCATTAAGAAATTTAAAAACTCTTTTTAAAAGGGACGGCTACGCTGAGGCAATTTAA
- the rlmD gene encoding 23S rRNA (uracil(1939)-C(5))-methyltransferase RlmD, with the protein MGNKRHLTRAPQVAQIEKFSHDGRGIARINGKTTFIQGALPGETVNFQYTKIKKDFDEGKTLTVVAASAMRAEPRCPHYQVCGGCSLQHLNEHMQIQEKQSLLLDLLQRIAHIKPEIILAPLASTSWNYRSKARLSVRYVEKKKATLVGFREKDNPRYIAEINQCPILHTKVDKHIPDLKQLIDSLDNPHSIAQIEVAAGDKEVALILRNLEPLSEADNERLKLFSNSSGFTLFLQPGNASTVTRFYPKADNDFLTYSLSNEEIKFKFHPTDFTQVNASLNQLMINQAMQLMDLNEDDVVLDLFCGLGNFSLPLAKRCARVIGIEGSEAMVLRAKLNAQNNSITNTDFYCADLDKPDSLRQFPIGNANKALIDPPRSGALEIIKQFANFKIHRLVYVSCNPATLARDSHVLVNELGYHLKAAGVMDMFPHTAHVESIALFEKR; encoded by the coding sequence ATGGGAAATAAGCGTCACTTAACCCGGGCACCTCAAGTCGCTCAAATTGAGAAATTTAGTCATGATGGGCGTGGCATTGCACGTATTAATGGTAAAACGACCTTTATTCAAGGTGCATTACCTGGCGAAACAGTCAACTTTCAATACACTAAAATAAAAAAAGATTTTGATGAAGGTAAAACGTTAACGGTAGTAGCTGCGTCTGCTATGCGTGCTGAGCCTCGTTGTCCGCATTATCAGGTTTGCGGTGGCTGTTCGTTACAGCATTTAAATGAGCATATGCAAATACAAGAAAAGCAATCATTACTACTCGATTTATTACAGCGTATCGCTCATATTAAGCCAGAAATTATTCTAGCTCCTCTTGCAAGTACGAGCTGGAATTATCGCAGTAAGGCACGTTTAAGCGTGCGTTACGTGGAAAAGAAAAAAGCTACATTGGTTGGTTTTAGAGAAAAAGATAACCCTCGTTATATTGCGGAGATTAATCAGTGCCCAATTCTACATACTAAAGTAGATAAACATATTCCTGATTTAAAACAATTAATTGATTCTTTAGATAACCCACATAGTATTGCTCAGATTGAAGTGGCTGCAGGTGATAAAGAAGTTGCTTTAATTTTACGTAATTTAGAGCCTTTAAGTGAAGCAGATAATGAAAGATTAAAACTATTTAGTAATAGCAGTGGCTTTACTTTATTTCTACAACCCGGTAATGCTTCGACAGTTACGCGTTTTTACCCAAAAGCTGATAATGATTTTTTAACCTATAGTTTATCTAATGAAGAAATAAAGTTTAAATTTCATCCTACAGATTTTACGCAAGTTAATGCCAGTTTAAATCAGTTAATGATTAACCAAGCCATGCAGTTAATGGATTTAAACGAAGATGATGTTGTACTAGATTTGTTTTGCGGTTTGGGAAATTTTTCTCTACCGCTTGCTAAGCGGTGCGCACGAGTCATAGGTATTGAAGGCAGTGAGGCTATGGTCTTAAGAGCAAAATTAAATGCACAAAATAATAGTATTACTAATACAGATTTTTACTGTGCTGATCTTGATAAGCCAGATAGTTTAAGGCAATTTCCGATAGGGAATGCTAACAAAGCATTAATTGATCCGCCACGCTCAGGTGCATTGGAAATTATTAAACAATTTGCTAATTTTAAAATTCACCGGCTAGTTTATGTTTCCTGTAATCCTGCAACCTTGGCTCGTGATAGTCATGTTTTGGTTAATGAGTTAGGTTATCATTTAAAAGCTGCAGGGGTTATGGACATGTTTCCACATACAGCCCATGTTGAATCTATTGCCCTATTTGAGAAAAGGTGA
- the relA gene encoding GTP diphosphokinase, translating to MVKVKESTPWITADGQVDVEQWLSQLGSKGYFQDLNKIRNACTLSQLACLDHATESGFSCLQQGLLMADILADLEVDQDTLIAAIIFVSVHYADLSLDDVEEQCGAPIAKLVKGIERMNAINILKPLNAYQQNKHQLDNVRKMLLAMVDDARVVLIKLAERLCLLRASAQLPEALCKQIASEAMDIYAPLANRLGIGAIKWEMEDLAFRYLHPEEYKAIAKGLKAKRLERDKYVDVIVDELNKRIREAGATHFAVYGRSKHIHSIYRKMTRKNVSLDEIYDATAVRVLVETVDQCYDVLVMVHSLWKQIPAEFDDYISNPKPNGYQSLHTAVEGPEGRVFEVQIRTFQMHDLAEMGVAAHWKYKEGGQTRKESHERKIEWLRDVLAWHKEMATSSGVSEAMEREFLEDRVYVFTPDGDVLDLPNGVTPLDFAYHVHSQIGHRCRGAKVNGAIVPLTYALKTGDRIEVLTGKEERPSRDWINPHLNYLKTSRAKAKVLHWFKMQDYDKNRAEGQEILDKELKNLGIKAERLHDVVTAFNFKRLDDLLAALGRGDIKLGQILHRLSPIEDIVPEQVIVKAKPQPIPETRGSDLKIEGVGNLLTTMARCCQPLPGDEVVGYITIGRGVSIHRKDCPNIIHSSERQRQRLIQVSWGSSTRDHYVVDILIKAFNRQDLLRDLTAVLANERAHVYALQTQSSKHDNTAFITLTVEIDGLNSLSRLLNKLERVPNVLEARRQVGS from the coding sequence ATGGTTAAGGTTAAAGAAAGCACACCATGGATTACCGCAGATGGACAAGTTGACGTTGAGCAATGGTTATCTCAATTAGGGTCAAAAGGCTACTTTCAAGATTTAAATAAAATAAGGAATGCTTGTACCTTAAGTCAATTAGCCTGCCTTGATCATGCAACAGAATCAGGTTTTTCCTGTTTACAGCAAGGTTTATTAATGGCTGATATTCTAGCAGATTTAGAAGTCGACCAAGATACTCTAATTGCGGCTATTATTTTTGTTAGTGTCCATTATGCTGATTTATCCTTAGATGATGTAGAAGAACAGTGTGGTGCGCCCATTGCTAAGTTGGTTAAAGGCATTGAAAGAATGAATGCCATTAATATTTTGAAGCCTTTAAATGCTTATCAGCAAAATAAACATCAGCTCGATAACGTTCGTAAAATGTTGTTAGCAATGGTTGATGATGCGCGGGTTGTATTAATCAAATTAGCTGAGCGATTGTGTTTGTTACGTGCTTCTGCACAACTACCTGAAGCTTTATGTAAACAGATAGCTTCAGAAGCGATGGATATTTATGCCCCATTGGCTAATCGATTAGGTATTGGTGCTATTAAATGGGAGATGGAAGATTTAGCTTTTCGCTATCTCCATCCGGAAGAATATAAAGCAATTGCGAAAGGATTAAAGGCAAAGCGTTTAGAACGTGATAAGTATGTTGACGTCATTGTAGACGAACTTAACAAACGGATTAGAGAAGCAGGTGCAACACATTTTGCAGTGTATGGCCGGTCTAAGCATATTCATAGTATTTATCGTAAGATGACTAGAAAAAATGTCTCCTTAGATGAAATATATGATGCTACAGCAGTAAGGGTGCTGGTTGAAACGGTTGACCAATGTTATGACGTTTTAGTTATGGTTCATTCTTTATGGAAACAAATTCCTGCAGAGTTTGATGATTACATTAGCAATCCAAAACCAAATGGTTATCAATCTTTACATACTGCTGTAGAAGGGCCGGAAGGCCGTGTATTTGAAGTACAAATTCGTACATTTCAAATGCATGATTTAGCGGAAATGGGGGTTGCTGCGCATTGGAAATATAAAGAAGGCGGGCAAACTCGTAAAGAAAGCCATGAACGTAAGATTGAATGGTTACGCGATGTATTAGCTTGGCATAAGGAAATGGCAACCTCAAGTGGTGTATCTGAAGCCATGGAAAGGGAATTCTTAGAAGACAGAGTCTATGTCTTTACACCCGATGGCGACGTATTGGATTTACCAAATGGGGTGACGCCACTTGACTTTGCTTATCATGTTCATAGTCAAATTGGCCATCGTTGTCGAGGTGCAAAAGTTAATGGTGCTATAGTTCCTTTAACCTATGCCTTAAAAACAGGCGACCGTATTGAGGTTCTGACTGGTAAAGAAGAGCGTCCCTCTCGTGATTGGATTAACCCGCATCTTAATTATTTAAAAACCTCGAGAGCTAAGGCTAAGGTACTGCATTGGTTTAAGATGCAAGATTATGATAAAAACCGTGCAGAAGGTCAGGAAATACTAGATAAAGAATTAAAAAATTTAGGCATTAAAGCAGAGCGGCTGCATGATGTGGTTACTGCGTTTAATTTCAAGCGATTAGATGATTTGCTCGCAGCATTAGGCAGAGGCGATATTAAATTAGGCCAAATTTTACATCGCTTATCGCCGATAGAAGATATAGTGCCTGAACAAGTCATTGTAAAAGCAAAGCCACAGCCTATTCCAGAAACACGAGGCAGTGATTTAAAGATTGAGGGTGTAGGTAATCTGCTTACCACTATGGCTCGCTGCTGTCAGCCTTTACCGGGTGATGAAGTTGTTGGCTATATTACTATTGGTCGTGGTGTCTCTATTCATCGAAAAGATTGCCCCAATATTATTCACTCTAGCGAAAGGCAGCGTCAACGTTTAATTCAAGTTAGTTGGGGTAGTTCAACAAGGGATCATTATGTCGTTGATATTTTAATAAAGGCCTTTAATCGCCAAGATTTACTGCGCGATCTTACTGCTGTATTAGCTAATGAGCGTGCACATGTCTATGCTCTCCAAACTCAAAGTAGTAAGCACGATAACACAGCCTTTATTACCTTGACAGTCGAAATAGATGGATTAAATAGTTTATCTCGTTTATTAAATAAACTAGAGCGCGTTCCTAATGTGCTTGAAGCGCGCCGGCAAGTAGGTAGCTAA
- the recJ gene encoding single-stranded-DNA-specific exonuclease RecJ, with protein MLIKQRTLPDSLPTLGGISPVLQRIYAARGITDETQLDKRLQTLLPFSHLTGIDKACLRLKTALYEQQRILIIGDFDADGATSTALAVSALRSMGAANVEYLVPNRFEYGYGLTPAIIEVAKKWNPNLIITVDNGITSIEGVDAANASGINVIITDHHLPGELLPQACAIVNPNQLDDPFNSKAIAGVGVIFYVMLALRRYLVNHNWFTEQSLPEPNMAQLLDLVALGTVADVVPLDQNNRILVNQGLARIRQGLCRPGIKALIEITRRDYSRLRESDLGFAIAPRLNAAGRLDDMSLGIECLLCDDFNQAKKLAEHLDELNQERRVIEAEMKEQALRAIEQLTQQIEYSQQLPIALCLIDPAWHQGVIGILAGRLKDRYHRPVIIFSVVSENEIKGSARSIAALNIRDVLAAIDKNHAGLISKFGGHAMAAGLSLHPNNFNTFRQAFIAEVEKHMDVSHCEGLLLTDGPLDIHDLNLEMATLLQQAGPWGQQFPEPCFDNEFEILEQRLVGQHHLKLTLVHHLGGEPMDAIAFNVDLANWPNHRAKKVHVAYKLDVNVFQGRSKLQLLVTALKAIL; from the coding sequence ATGCTAATTAAACAAAGGACTTTACCAGATTCATTGCCAACATTAGGCGGCATCTCACCAGTTTTGCAACGAATTTACGCAGCGCGTGGTATTACTGATGAAACTCAATTAGATAAGCGTCTACAGACTTTACTACCTTTTAGTCATTTAACTGGAATAGATAAAGCTTGTTTACGTCTTAAGACTGCCTTATATGAGCAGCAACGAATTTTAATTATCGGTGATTTCGATGCAGATGGCGCAACATCAACAGCTTTAGCCGTATCGGCCTTACGTAGTATGGGTGCGGCAAACGTTGAGTATTTAGTGCCGAATCGCTTTGAATATGGTTATGGTTTAACACCAGCTATTATTGAAGTAGCTAAAAAATGGAATCCAAACTTAATTATTACTGTTGATAATGGCATTACTAGTATAGAAGGTGTTGATGCTGCAAATGCGTCTGGCATTAATGTTATTATTACCGATCACCACTTACCCGGCGAGCTGTTACCACAAGCTTGCGCAATTGTTAACCCTAATCAGTTAGATGATCCATTCAATAGTAAAGCAATTGCTGGTGTTGGCGTTATTTTTTATGTCATGCTTGCATTGCGTAGGTATCTTGTAAATCATAATTGGTTTACAGAGCAATCTTTACCTGAACCTAATATGGCTCAACTTTTAGACTTAGTAGCCTTAGGCACTGTAGCAGACGTTGTTCCTCTTGATCAAAATAATCGAATCCTTGTTAATCAAGGTTTGGCACGAATTCGTCAAGGTTTATGCAGACCTGGTATTAAGGCATTAATAGAAATAACTAGGCGTGATTACTCACGTCTTCGCGAAAGTGATTTAGGTTTTGCGATTGCGCCTCGCTTAAATGCAGCTGGCCGTCTAGATGATATGTCTTTAGGCATTGAGTGTTTATTATGTGATGATTTTAATCAAGCGAAAAAATTAGCAGAGCATTTAGATGAATTAAATCAAGAAAGACGAGTGATTGAAGCTGAAATGAAAGAGCAAGCTTTAAGAGCAATTGAACAATTAACTCAGCAAATAGAATACTCGCAACAATTGCCTATTGCATTGTGTTTAATTGACCCTGCTTGGCACCAAGGCGTTATAGGTATTTTAGCTGGAAGGTTAAAAGATCGTTACCATCGTCCAGTTATTATTTTTTCAGTTGTGAGCGAAAATGAGATAAAAGGTTCGGCTCGTTCAATAGCAGCTTTAAATATTCGCGATGTATTGGCAGCTATTGATAAGAATCATGCAGGGCTTATTAGTAAATTCGGTGGGCATGCCATGGCTGCTGGCTTAAGCCTGCATCCTAACAATTTTAACACTTTTCGCCAAGCTTTTATTGCCGAGGTTGAAAAGCATATGGATGTCTCTCATTGTGAAGGATTATTACTAACAGATGGGCCCCTTGATATTCATGATCTTAATCTGGAAATGGCTACCTTACTTCAGCAAGCAGGACCTTGGGGGCAACAATTTCCTGAACCTTGTTTTGATAATGAATTTGAAATATTAGAACAACGTTTAGTGGGTCAGCATCATCTTAAATTAACGTTGGTGCACCATTTGGGCGGTGAACCTATGGATGCAATAGCGTTTAACGTGGATTTAGCAAATTGGCCCAATCATCGCGCAAAGAAAGTTCATGTTGCCTACAAATTAGATGTAAATGTTTTTCAAGGACGCTCAAAATTACAGCTTCTAGTAACGGCTTTGAAAGCTATATTGTGA
- a CDS encoding Mth938-like domain-containing protein, which yields MHISLENSDQYAIQGYSETEVKIDSVIYEHNIIVSKYGVITDWPLTCIQHLTEESLKPLLTLSPNVIIIGHALEGKFAPISLLQTLSNQRISLESMSIGAACRTYNILLNEQREVALGLILP from the coding sequence ATGCATATCAGTTTAGAAAATAGTGATCAATACGCTATTCAAGGTTATAGCGAAACAGAAGTCAAAATTGATTCTGTTATTTATGAGCACAATATCATAGTCAGTAAATATGGTGTTATAACAGACTGGCCTCTAACTTGTATTCAGCATTTAACCGAGGAAAGTCTAAAACCCTTATTAACTCTTTCACCTAACGTAATTATTATTGGTCACGCTCTAGAGGGAAAATTTGCCCCTATTTCCTTACTACAAACGTTATCTAATCAACGTATTAGTTTAGAGTCAATGTCAATCGGTGCAGCCTGTCGTACTTATAACATTTTACTTAATGAGCAACGTGAAGTAGCCTTAGGACTTATTCTACCATAA